The following are encoded together in the Nitratidesulfovibrio sp. SRB-5 genome:
- a CDS encoding MATE family efflux transporter, which translates to MSQHARPQGDDASYRGIWRLTWPQMLMMLFHFLIGFTDVWVAGRIQPEVQAAIGLVSQCLFFLLVVAVAGANAGVAAISQALGAGLLPRARRYAGMVLAGGCTVGVGIMLLGLGTIEPFLRLLQVPEPVMPVASYFWKVYLLGLPANYLFTITGAVFRARKRMIAPLLSMVAVCVVNAGGTLGFGLGLWGLPAYGYAGVAWATFVAIVVGALLNLGMLARDHELLQRASFPPLRWMRRGAPYLFRVAAPAAGLQIMWNLGYLVLFSITASLPVDSVAALAGMTAGMRVESFIFLPALAFNMTASVLVGHLLGAGRKPEAVRVSLRLLGIGCASMSVFAVLLWPWTADIAAWLAPEPAVAVQVVSYLRYNLVSIPFTVASMTLGGVMTGAGATLYSFLVYGSATWFVRLPLAWGMGHVVWRDAAGIFLAMFVSQVFQSLVMLWLFHTHDWSRFSMIRRNGRKAAPQGAASHDRQ; encoded by the coding sequence ATGTCGCAGCACGCGCGCCCGCAGGGCGACGACGCTTCCTATCGCGGCATCTGGCGGCTGACATGGCCCCAGATGCTGATGATGCTCTTCCACTTCCTCATCGGGTTCACCGACGTGTGGGTGGCGGGCCGCATCCAGCCAGAGGTGCAGGCCGCCATCGGTCTTGTCTCGCAGTGCCTGTTCTTTCTGCTGGTGGTTGCCGTGGCCGGGGCCAACGCCGGGGTGGCGGCCATCAGCCAGGCGCTGGGCGCGGGGCTGCTGCCGCGTGCCCGGCGCTACGCGGGCATGGTGCTGGCCGGGGGCTGCACGGTGGGCGTGGGCATCATGCTGCTGGGGCTGGGCACCATAGAGCCCTTCCTGCGGCTGTTGCAGGTGCCGGAACCGGTCATGCCGGTGGCCTCGTATTTCTGGAAGGTGTACCTGCTGGGCCTGCCCGCCAACTATCTGTTCACCATCACCGGGGCGGTGTTCCGCGCCCGCAAGCGCATGATCGCGCCGCTGCTGTCCATGGTGGCGGTGTGCGTCGTCAACGCCGGGGGCACCCTGGGGTTCGGCCTGGGGTTGTGGGGCCTGCCCGCCTACGGCTACGCCGGGGTGGCCTGGGCCACGTTCGTGGCCATCGTCGTCGGGGCCTTGCTGAACCTTGGCATGCTGGCCCGCGACCACGAGCTGTTGCAACGCGCCTCGTTTCCTCCCTTGCGCTGGATGCGGCGCGGCGCGCCCTACCTGTTCCGCGTGGCCGCGCCTGCCGCCGGGCTGCAAATCATGTGGAACCTCGGCTATCTGGTGCTGTTTTCCATCACCGCGTCGTTGCCCGTGGACAGCGTGGCGGCCCTTGCGGGCATGACGGCGGGCATGCGCGTCGAGTCGTTCATCTTCCTGCCCGCGCTGGCCTTCAACATGACCGCCTCGGTGCTGGTGGGCCATCTGCTGGGCGCGGGCCGCAAGCCCGAGGCGGTGCGGGTAAGCCTGCGCCTGCTGGGCATCGGCTGCGCATCCATGAGCGTGTTTGCCGTGCTGCTGTGGCCGTGGACGGCGGACATCGCCGCCTGGCTGGCCCCGGAACCCGCCGTGGCCGTGCAGGTGGTCAGCTATCTGCGCTACAATCTTGTTTCCATTCCCTTCACCGTGGCCAGCATGACCCTGGGCGGGGTCATGACCGGCGCGGGCGCCACCCTGTACTCCTTTCTGGTGTACGGTTCGGCCACGTGGTTCGTGCGGCTGCCGCTGGCATGGGGCATGGGCCATGTGGTGTGGCGCGATGCGGCGGGGATATTTCTTGCCATGTTCGTTTCCCAGGTGTTCCAGTCTCTGGTCATGCTGTGGTTGTTCCACACGCACGACTGGAGCCGGTTCAGCATGATCCGGCGCAATGGCCGCAAGGCCGCGCCACAAGGAGCAGCCTCGCATGACCGACAGTGA
- a CDS encoding biotin--[acetyl-CoA-carboxylase] ligase has translation MLREAGGNWRSGEELSRLLGVSRAAVAKHVRTLRGEGHQIEAMTRRGYRMLAEADVLTVDGVRRGLRTRCFGQGDFVLHESTESTNREAALLALGGAPEGTVVAASAQTAGRGRAGRVWASPAGVGVYVSLVLRPRLAPQAAPLVTLMTAVAVAEAVAEVTGLAPRAKWPNDVLLHGRKVSGNLTEVALVADAVSHVVTGAGINVNTRVEDLPEDLRGKATSLAAELGRPVSRVDVLRAFLERAEHWYAALREGDPGPVIARWKELSAIIGTPLRVGTPHGVVEGLVADVDPDGLLRLVDADGREHRLHAGDVIDSRL, from the coding sequence ATGTTGCGCGAAGCGGGCGGCAACTGGCGATCGGGAGAGGAACTTTCACGGTTGCTTGGCGTAAGCCGGGCCGCCGTGGCCAAGCACGTGCGGACGCTGCGCGGCGAAGGGCACCAGATCGAGGCCATGACCCGCCGGGGATACCGGATGCTGGCCGAAGCCGACGTGCTGACCGTTGACGGGGTCCGCCGGGGGCTGCGCACCCGCTGTTTCGGGCAGGGAGATTTTGTCCTGCACGAATCCACCGAATCCACCAACCGCGAGGCCGCGCTGCTGGCCCTGGGCGGTGCCCCCGAAGGCACCGTGGTGGCGGCATCGGCGCAGACCGCCGGACGCGGACGCGCCGGTCGCGTCTGGGCGTCGCCCGCCGGGGTGGGGGTGTACGTTTCGCTGGTGCTGCGGCCTCGTCTTGCCCCGCAGGCCGCGCCGCTGGTCACCCTGATGACCGCCGTGGCCGTGGCCGAGGCGGTGGCCGAGGTCACCGGTCTTGCCCCGCGCGCCAAATGGCCCAACGACGTGCTGCTGCATGGCCGCAAGGTGTCGGGCAACCTGACCGAGGTGGCCCTGGTGGCCGATGCCGTGTCCCACGTGGTCACCGGCGCGGGCATCAACGTGAACACCCGCGTCGAGGACCTGCCCGAAGACCTGCGCGGCAAGGCCACATCGCTGGCGGCGGAACTGGGCCGCCCCGTGTCGCGGGTGGACGTGCTGCGCGCCTTTCTGGAACGGGCCGAGCACTGGTACGCCGCCCTGCGCGAGGGCGACCCCGGCCCGGTCATCGCCCGCTGGAAGGAGCTTTCCGCCATCATCGGCACCCCCCTGCGGGTGGGCACGCCGCACGGCGTGGTGGAAGGGCTGGTGGCCGACGTCGATCCCGACGGCCTGCTGCGCCTGGTGGATGCCGATGGGCGCGAACATCGCCTGCATGCGGGCGACGTCATTGACAGCAGGCTGTAA
- the bioB gene encoding biotin synthase BioB, producing MNPLLERLCARLSDTIPPGTETPYASPSHARTEEAPWSGITGEEALAVARLPASDILDILAVAQAVRSAHKGPLATTCGIVNAKSGRCGEDCAFCAQSSHHDTGAPVHALLGPDALLRHAEELARAGVRRFGIVTSGNALSEREFDAVCHAARLLRDRVDIGLCASLGQLATGSAESGNRGERARRLKDAGISSYHHNLETARSFFPQVCTTHPYDDDMATVREAARAGLRTCCGGILGLGETWEHRVELALTLRELDVDSIPLNFLHPVPGTRLGHRSPLPPMEALRAIAVFRLLHPQRDILVCGGRETTLGQWQSWVFAAGANGLMVGNYLTTAGRALADDMEMLAALGVGEISRKGEGARA from the coding sequence ATGAACCCCCTGCTGGAACGTCTGTGCGCGCGCCTTTCGGACACCATTCCCCCCGGAACGGAAACTCCGTACGCATCGCCAAGCCACGCCCGCACGGAGGAAGCCCCCTGGTCCGGCATCACCGGAGAAGAGGCGCTCGCCGTGGCGCGGCTGCCCGCGTCCGACATCCTGGACATCCTGGCCGTGGCGCAGGCCGTGCGTTCGGCCCACAAGGGGCCGTTGGCGACCACTTGCGGCATCGTCAACGCCAAGTCGGGCCGGTGCGGCGAGGATTGCGCCTTTTGCGCCCAATCGTCGCACCACGACACGGGTGCCCCGGTGCATGCGCTGCTCGGCCCCGACGCGTTGCTGCGCCATGCGGAAGAACTGGCCCGCGCGGGGGTGCGCCGCTTCGGCATCGTGACCAGCGGCAACGCCCTTTCGGAACGGGAGTTCGACGCGGTCTGCCATGCGGCGCGCCTGCTGCGCGACCGTGTGGACATCGGCCTGTGCGCCTCCCTGGGGCAACTCGCCACCGGGTCCGCCGAGAGCGGAAACCGGGGAGAACGAGCGCGCCGCCTGAAGGACGCAGGCATCTCCAGCTACCACCACAATCTTGAAACGGCCAGAAGTTTTTTCCCGCAGGTATGTACCACACACCCTTACGACGACGACATGGCCACCGTGCGCGAGGCCGCGCGGGCGGGTCTGCGCACCTGTTGCGGCGGCATCCTGGGCCTTGGCGAAACGTGGGAACACCGCGTGGAACTGGCCCTGACCCTGCGTGAACTGGACGTGGACTCCATCCCGCTGAACTTCCTGCATCCCGTTCCGGGCACACGGCTGGGCCACCGCAGTCCGCTGCCCCCCATGGAGGCCCTGCGGGCCATTGCCGTGTTCCGGCTGCTTCACCCGCAGCGGGACATACTGGTGTGCGGCGGGCGCGAGACGACCCTTGGCCAGTGGCAGTCGTGGGTATTCGCCGCCGGGGCCAACGGGCTGATGGTGGGCAACTACCTGACCACGGCGGGCCGCGCCCTTGCCGACGACATGGAGATGCTGGCCGCGCTGGGCGTGGGCGAAATTTCCCGCAAAGGCGAGGGGGCACGGGCATGA
- the bioA gene encoding adenosylmethionine--8-amino-7-oxononanoate transaminase: MSGRTMDTGMPGAAPTPPAATDATLRLRALDKAHVWHPFTQMRDWLAADPLVIAAAEGNRLTDTDGVSYLDGVSSLWTNVHGHRHPRLDAAIRAQLDKVAHTTLLGLGSEPSIELAARLAAIAPQGLTRAFYSDSGSTSVEVALKIAFQFHRQAPAHLGGDARRTRFLSLRNAYHGDTVGAVALGGMALFHSIYAPLLFDTVKAESPYCYRCPFGRQAEACERECITHMETLFARHGHELCAAVVEPLVQGAAGMLLQPPGWLRRVRELCDEHGVFLVADEVAVGFGKTGTLFACEQEGVAPDFLCLAKGISGGYLPLAATLTTERVHDGFLARHEELRTFFHGHTYTGNPLACAAAIASLDVFEEERVMERLQPKIARLAARLDTLRDLPHVGDIRQRGVMTGIEMVRNRATKDPYDLAQRMGHRVTLEARRRGVIVRPLGDVMVLMPPLSITDEEIDLLVDATGEAIRAVTERGATGGLDMPNGFGGLPPAPGVA; encoded by the coding sequence ATGAGCGGACGGACCATGGATACCGGCATGCCCGGAGCGGCCCCCACTCCCCCCGCCGCAACGGACGCCACCCTGCGCCTGCGCGCGCTGGACAAGGCCCACGTGTGGCACCCCTTCACCCAGATGCGCGACTGGCTGGCGGCGGACCCGCTGGTCATCGCCGCCGCCGAAGGCAACCGGCTCACGGACACCGACGGCGTGTCCTATCTGGACGGAGTTTCCTCGCTGTGGACCAACGTGCACGGACATCGCCACCCCCGGCTGGACGCGGCCATCCGCGCGCAACTGGACAAGGTGGCCCACACCACCTTGCTGGGGCTGGGCAGCGAACCATCCATAGAACTGGCGGCGCGCCTTGCCGCCATCGCCCCGCAGGGGCTGACGCGGGCATTCTATTCCGACAGCGGGTCCACGTCGGTGGAGGTGGCGCTGAAGATCGCCTTCCAGTTTCACCGTCAGGCCCCGGCGCATCTGGGTGGAGACGCCCGGCGCACCCGCTTTCTCAGCCTGCGCAACGCCTACCATGGCGACACGGTGGGCGCCGTGGCCCTGGGCGGCATGGCCCTGTTCCATTCCATCTATGCGCCGCTGCTGTTCGACACGGTGAAGGCGGAAAGCCCGTACTGCTACCGCTGCCCCTTCGGGCGGCAGGCCGAGGCGTGCGAGCGGGAATGCATCACCCACATGGAAACGCTGTTCGCCCGGCACGGCCACGAACTGTGCGCCGCCGTGGTGGAACCGCTGGTGCAGGGCGCGGCGGGCATGCTGTTGCAGCCCCCCGGCTGGCTGCGTCGGGTGCGCGAACTGTGCGACGAGCACGGGGTTTTCCTGGTGGCGGACGAGGTGGCCGTGGGCTTCGGCAAGACCGGCACCCTGTTCGCCTGCGAGCAGGAAGGGGTGGCGCCCGACTTCCTGTGCCTGGCCAAGGGCATTTCCGGCGGCTACCTGCCGCTGGCCGCCACCCTGACCACCGAGCGGGTGCACGACGGCTTTCTGGCCCGCCACGAGGAACTGCGCACCTTCTTCCACGGCCACACCTACACCGGCAACCCGCTGGCCTGCGCGGCGGCCATCGCCTCGCTGGACGTGTTCGAGGAAGAGCGGGTGATGGAACGGCTGCAACCGAAGATCGCCCGGCTGGCCGCGCGGCTGGATACGCTGCGCGACCTGCCCCACGTGGGGGACATTCGCCAGCGCGGCGTGATGACCGGCATCGAGATGGTGCGGAACCGCGCAACGAAGGACCCCTACGATCTGGCCCAACGCATGGGCCACCGGGTGACCCTGGAGGCGCGGCGGCGCGGGGTGATCGTCCGACCGCTGGGCGACGTGATGGTGCTCATGCCGCCCCTGTCCATCACCGACGAGGAGATCGACCTGCTGGTGGACGCCACGGGCGAGGCCATCCGCGCGGTGACCGAGCGCGGGGCCACCGGCGGATTGGACATGCCGAACGGATTTGGCGGCCTGCCGCCCGCGCCGGGGGTGGCATGA
- a CDS encoding SDR family oxidoreductase, giving the protein MVAAAGSPSRLRGPVLIAGGTCELGLALGATLAADGMGVALTARDAAGAARIHAALPEATVLRLHARGPERNTAGQDFTTPPAIDGADAENDTPETLPERARAALGEAPRLFVDLLHSRFECLLAGADPADIDLWAARDIAFRARLLRAVSRSMLAARDGRCVFVSSSAAERAAPGQGYYAAAKLAGEALYRAVGVELAPRGVTACSLRLGWLDAGRGAPFLQSRAADAPLPPTGRTVTVAEAVQTLRFLLTAPATAINATTLTCDGGFGALKPAS; this is encoded by the coding sequence GTGGTAGCCGCCGCCGGATCGCCCTCCCGCCTGCGCGGCCCCGTGCTCATCGCCGGGGGCACGTGCGAACTGGGGCTGGCCCTGGGGGCGACGCTGGCCGCCGACGGCATGGGCGTGGCCCTGACCGCGCGCGATGCGGCGGGCGCGGCGCGCATCCACGCGGCCCTGCCGGAAGCGACGGTACTGCGCCTGCACGCGCGCGGGCCGGAACGGAACACCGCCGGACAGGATTTCACCACGCCGCCTGCAATCGACGGAGCGGACGCCGAAAACGACACCCCGGAAACCCTGCCCGAACGCGCCCGCGCGGCACTGGGCGAGGCGCCCCGGCTGTTCGTGGACCTGCTGCATTCGCGCTTCGAATGCCTGCTGGCCGGGGCGGACCCCGCCGACATCGACCTGTGGGCCGCGCGCGACATCGCCTTTCGCGCCCGGCTGCTGCGGGCCGTCAGCCGATCCATGCTGGCCGCGCGCGACGGGCGGTGCGTGTTCGTCTCGTCCTCCGCCGCAGAGCGGGCCGCGCCGGGGCAGGGCTACTACGCCGCCGCCAAGCTGGCCGGAGAAGCCCTGTACCGCGCCGTGGGCGTGGAACTGGCCCCGCGCGGGGTCACCGCCTGTTCGCTGCGGCTGGGCTGGCTGGATGCGGGCCGGGGCGCGCCGTTCCTGCAATCCCGTGCCGCAGACGCCCCCCTGCCGCCCACCGGGCGTACCGTGACCGTTGCCGAGGCCGTACAGACCCTGCGCTTTCTGCTGACCGCCCCGGCCACGGCCATCAACGCCACCACCCTGACCTGCGACGGCGGCTTCGGCGCGCTGAAACCGGCCAGCTGA